Proteins found in one Deferribacterota bacterium genomic segment:
- a CDS encoding TRAP transporter large permease, translating to MKILWLSMIILLLLGLPFVIVITFSLLLYLWTNLESFHFEVIIQQMINGFTPPSLICVPMFILAANIINAGYSASRVINLVKTFMGHLPGGLPITTTASCTLFGAISGSTQATVAAIGGVMRPMLLKAGYSSSYTLALIINSSDIALLIPPSIASIVYGVATNTSINKLFLAGIGPGILIFILFSIYNFLDSKIKGVGQLPKASWQERLNALKEATFVMFFPIIIIGGIFCGIFSPTEASAAAVGYALILEGIIYKTLKPKKLLNIFLETGVITAVVFILVGAGQALTWVLSYMRIPQEVMPAIMGTDPSQLKIIITIIVTYFVACMFVDPIVAIYILSPIFNPYIISSGIDPVFIGILVVLQAAIGSASPPFGCDIFTAQLIFRRPYLEVIRKTYPFMILLIISTILLILFPAIATFIPNIALG from the coding sequence ATGAAAATTTTATGGCTAAGCATGATCATTTTGCTTTTATTGGGCCTTCCCTTCGTGATAGTTATAACATTTTCACTCCTTCTTTACTTGTGGACAAATTTAGAGTCCTTTCATTTTGAAGTTATTATACAACAAATGATAAATGGTTTTACCCCTCCTTCTTTGATATGTGTTCCTATGTTTATCTTAGCAGCTAATATTATAAATGCTGGCTATTCAGCTTCAAGAGTAATAAATCTAGTAAAGACTTTTATGGGTCATCTACCAGGGGGTCTACCAATAACAACAACTGCAAGCTGTACTCTATTTGGAGCTATATCGGGTTCTACTCAAGCAACTGTTGCAGCAATTGGTGGAGTAATGAGACCTATGTTACTAAAGGCTGGTTACTCTAGCTCTTACACATTGGCGCTTATAATAAACTCTAGTGACATAGCACTACTTATCCCGCCTAGTATTGCATCTATTGTCTATGGCGTTGCAACAAACACCTCTATTAATAAACTGTTTTTAGCAGGTATAGGTCCTGGTATACTAATATTCATATTATTCTCAATCTATAATTTTTTAGATTCGAAAATTAAAGGTGTTGGACAATTGCCAAAGGCTTCTTGGCAAGAACGTTTAAATGCACTAAAAGAAGCTACCTTTGTAATGTTTTTCCCTATCATTATTATTGGTGGGATATTTTGTGGAATATTTAGCCCTACAGAAGCCTCCGCTGCTGCAGTTGGTTATGCATTAATTTTAGAAGGTATAATATATAAAACATTAAAACCAAAAAAACTTCTAAATATATTTCTAGAAACAGGGGTAATCACTGCTGTGGTCTTTATTCTTGTCGGTGCTGGTCAAGCGCTAACTTGGGTATTAAGTTATATGCGTATTCCTCAGGAAGTGATGCCTGCAATAATGGGTACTGATCCATCCCAGCTAAAAATAATTATAACAATTATTGTAACCTATTTTGTTGCTTGTATGTTTGTTGACCCAATAGTGGCAATTTATATACTTTCCCCCATATTTAATCCATATATAATAAGTTCAGGTATTGATCCAGTATTTATAGGTATTTTAGTAGTACTACAGGCTGCTATTGGCTCTGCTAGTCCACCTTTTGGGTGTGATATTTTTACAGCTCAATTAATATTTAGAAGACCTTATTTAGAAGTAATAAGAAAAACTTATCCCTTTATGATTCTTTTAATTATCTCTACTATATTATTAATTTTATTCCCAGCTATTGCTACATTTATACCTAATATAGCTTTAGGTTAA
- a CDS encoding TRAP transporter small permease yields MKKINKYTRYLSSKLLSINYLIESTLISLGVIGLVIILIADVIAREFFRSIYYSDEITRFLIILVTFSGLSYAARNARHIRMGAISELLPTFIEKPIILLSTMISSFTMFMLCYYSISYLIHLKSVEQLTPILRIPYWYFIIVAPIGFFMTGLQYLLAFIKNLTHKETWASAIKKNEYD; encoded by the coding sequence ATGAAAAAAATAAATAAATATACAAGATACTTAAGCAGTAAATTACTAAGTATTAATTATTTAATAGAATCAACCCTTATATCGCTAGGTGTTATTGGGTTAGTTATAATCTTAATAGCAGATGTAATTGCAAGGGAGTTTTTTAGAAGCATTTACTATTCAGATGAAATTACAAGGTTTTTGATAATTTTAGTTACCTTCTCTGGTTTGAGCTATGCAGCTAGAAACGCAAGACATATAAGAATGGGGGCAATATCAGAATTATTACCCACTTTTATTGAAAAACCAATAATACTATTATCAACTATGATAAGTTCTTTTACTATGTTTATGTTATGCTATTATAGTATTTCATATCTAATTCATTTAAAAAGTGTTGAGCAATTAACTCCAATTTTGAGAATACCCTACTGGTATTTTATTATTGTAGCTCCAATTGGTTTTTTTATGACTGGTCTACAATATCTACTTGCTTTTATAAAAAATTTAACTCACAAGGAAACTTGGGCATCTGCCATTAAGAAAAATGAATACGACTAG